Within Xanthomonas oryzae pv. oryzae, the genomic segment TAACCTGTGGGGCTGGGAGCAAAACGGGTGCGGCAGGCCATGGAGCGCTCGACAAAACGGGAGTACGCCGATTTTACCTTGCGCAGCGAGGCCCTGCCCGGCCCGCGGCTCAGCGGTTGCGCAACAGGTCGCCGTAGACCACGCCCTCGCCGCCGCGGCGGGCCGCGCCCGGGGCGTCGTACAGCACCAGCCAGGTGGGAACCTTGCCTGCCAGCGTCTTGGGCAGGTTGCAGATGGCCTCCGCGCGGTCGCTGTCCTTGCCGTGTGGCAGCACCGCCGATTCCAGCAAGTCATGCTGAAAACGCACCGGCGCCTGGTTGGCGGCCAGCACCGTGCGCGCACCCGGCCATTTGAACAGGCGAATCTCGCCGTTCAGCACCATTGTCGGTCCGGCCAGCAGGTACAGATCGTCGCCGGAATAATGCAGATCGCGAATCCCCAGCCCGCCCAGTTGCAGGAAGTGTTTCCGCAGCAGGGTGCCGTCGTCGTCCAGCGGTGCCAGGCGCAGATGGTCGCCATGCGCTTCCACCTGGATCTCCAGCATCGCCGACCAACCACGCAGCACCGGCCCGCGCAGGCCCAGCAGCAAGCGTTGACCATCGACCACGATGCCTTCGATATCGAAGCCGTTGTCCTTGCCGGGAATCTTCAGGAACGGGCCGAAATGCGGATCGTCGGCCAGCAGGTCGGTGAGCTGGTTGTGTTTGGCATCGCCCTTGAGGCGAAGTGAGCGGCGGCCGTCGGCGGCTTCGCGCACCAGGTGCGGGCTGCCGTCTTGCGCCTGTTCGATCGGCAGGCAGGCAGGCCAGCAGACGGCGGTTGCCATCGAGCTTCAACTTGGTCAGGCGTTTGGCGTTTTCGGCATCGTCGCGGCCAGGCTCGGCGTTCTTGCCCTTGCTGCCGTGGGAGCCGATGACCCATAGAAATCCGTCCGACAGGCCCATGCCTTCCAGGTCGGCTTCCTCGCCATCTTCGCCCGAAAGATCGAGCAGGTCAGCCAACGGAAAGCTCTGCCCTTCGCCGAAGCGCAGCGTCTGGCGCTGTACCGGGCCGAGCTTGCGCAGGCGGTCCACCGCGCAGGCTTCATCGCCGGCCACCCACAGCCAGTCGTCGGTGAAGGCGGCGCCGGACAGATTGCTGTGCACCAGCGCACCGGGCGCCAATTCGCGCCGAACGCTATACGGAATCAGGGTTTTCTTTGCCATTGGGAACCAGTGGGTGATGAATCAACCGAACGCGGCCAGCTTGGCACGCGCCACATCGGCCGCCAACTGCCCTGGCCAATCGCGGTCGTTGGCCACCTGTGCCTGCGCGCGGCTGGCATCGAACGCAGCGAAGTCCAATTCGGCCAGTGCCCACACTGTCTCGCCCTGGGTCTGCGCCAGCACGCCATCGGCGGGAAAGCCGACATCCATCGGCGCAAACACCGCCGCCTCGCCGGAGTTGATGTCCAACACTGGGCTCCATAGCGCTTCGCCCGCGGTCACCGATTGCGCAACAAACACGCGGTTTTCCAGCGCGCGCGCCAGGCAACCGATGCGCACGCGCATGGCGCCGGCCGCGGTGTCGGTGCAACTGGGTACGATCAACAAACGCGCGCCGGCCTCGTATTGCGCACGCACCGGCAGCGGAAATTCGCTGTCGTAGCAGATCGCAATCGCTGCGCGGATGCCGTCCAGTTCGAACACCTTCAGTGCATCGCCCGGCTCGATCAGCCCGGTGGCTTTTTCGAAACCGGTGAGCTGCACCTTGTCTTGCCAGCCATGCAGGCCCTCGGGCGTCAACCAGTCGCTGCGATTACGGTAGCGGCCCTGCCCCAGATCCAGCAAAAAGCTGCCGGCAATCAGATGCAGCCGATGTTCCTGCGCCAATCCGGCAAACAGTTCCAGCCATTGCCCACGCAGCGCCTGGATGGCCACCAGCGATTCGGGCAGGCCGGCAGAAATCTGCGTGTCGAACGTTGCGCCCAGCTCCAGCGACAGATATTCGGGCAGCACCACCACCCGCGCACCGGCAGCGGCGGCCTCGGCGATCAAGGCCGACTGGCGATCAGCAAAGGAAGGTCTGAACAACCCATCAAACCTCTAAAATTCCAGCTTCTTGCATTTCAATGACTGGAAAAATGCTGAGTCGGGTGCGATTTTTGCAACGTTCTGGCGGTTTTGGCTGCCGCCAGGCAGCATTATCCCCTGGCCGGCAGCAAGTGCCGGCGCACCATCCACAGATTCGACAGCGCAAATAACGTCTGCACCTGTGCGGTGTTCTTGGCCAGGCCGCGATAGCGCACCTTGGTGTAGCCGAACTGCCGCTTGATCACCCGGAATGGGTGCTCCACCTTCGCGCGCACGCTTGCCTTGAAGTGTTCCCAACGTTCTGCCCAAGCACGCGCGCGCTTGTTGCCAATGGCTTGAATCGTGGAGCGCTTGGCGGCAATGAAAAATGCAGCCTCGCAGCTCTGCAACTCGTCACGTTTTTCCGCACCGGTGTAGCCGCTGTCGCCGAACACGCTGTCTTCCTTGCCGTGCAGCAATGCGTGCGTCACCGTGACATCGGCCACGTTGGCTGCGGTGCACTGCACGTGGTGTACCAGCCCGGAAAATTCATCCACCCCAATGTGCGCCTTCATCCCGAAATACCACTGGTTGCCCTTCTTGGTCTGATGCATCTCAGGGTCGCGCGCACGATCGGCATTCTTGGTCGAACTGGGCGCAGCGATCAGCGTCGCATCGACGATCGTGCCCGACCGCAGGCTCTGCCCCTTGCGCGACAAATGGGCGTTGACCGCTTCCAGCATCCGAGCGGCAATGCCGTGGGTTTCCAGCAAACGGCGAAAGTTGAGAATCGTGGTCTCGTCTGGAACGTTATCCAAGCCGCCGAGCTGGGCAAAACGCCGCAGGGTCGGGATCTCGTGCAATGCCTCTTCCATCGCCGGATCGCTCAACGCATACCACTGCTGCAACAGATGAATCCGCAACATCGTCGCCAGCGCGTACGGCTGCCGACCCGGTCGTCCTGACACCGGATAGTGCGGCTCGATCAGGGCAAGCAGTCGCTTCCACGGCACGATGCGCTCCATCTCCGCAAGGAAGATCTCGCGCCGGGTCTGCTTGCGCTTGCCCAGGCCCTCGGCGTCACCGAACGTCAGTTGCATGGATGCCTCCTCATTCCGAACAAATAGTGTCTCGCATTTGTGGTGCGTTGTTCAGAGGTTCCCAAACGCGGCGAAATCGACAGGCTGGCCGATGGGGTATTTGGCGACGGCGATTTTCATCTGGTGGCCTTTGGATTGTTGGGGCGATGCAATCAGATCCGCTGGCGAAGACATTGCGCAGCTCCCTTGCAGACTGCTCGCGCTGTCTTGTTATTGATTAGGAAGTAGTTAACTTGAACTTCTCGTGGACGCCATCATCTCAGGATGATGGAAGCAACCGACATGAGATCGTTGTCGCGCGACGCGCGGCACGAAAGGCGCGTGCAGGTCATTCGACTGCGCAAGGCGGGCCAGACCTACGACGAGATCGCGGCGCAGACTGGGTTGAGCCGCACGGGTGTGTTCGACATCTGCAAGCGTCACGATGTGGCAGGGGCCAAGGCTTTGCGCGACGCGCCCAGCGGGCGTCGCAGCGGCGACGGCCGGCTGCTCGACGCGGCGCAGGAAGCTTTGGTGCGCAAGCTCATTACCGACAAGACGCCTGACCAGTTGAAGATGCCCTACGCGCTGTGGACGCGCGCGGCGGTGTCGCAGCTCATCGAGCAGCGCTTTGGCATTCGCCTGCCGGTGCGCACGATGGGGCTGTACCTGGCGCGCTGGGGCTTCACGCCGCAAAAGCCGATGAAGAAGGCCTACGAGCAATCACCCGCCGCAGTCCGGAAGTGGCTCGACGAGGACTACCCGGTCATTGCCGCTCGTGCCAAGGCCGAGGGCGCCGAGATTCACTGGGGCGACGAGAGCGGCCTGCGCAGCGACGACGTGCGCGGGCGCGGCTTCGCCCCGAAAGGCCAGACGCCTGTGATCCGGGTCAACAGCAAGCGCCACGGCCTGTCGGTGATCTCCACCGTGACCAACAAGGGCCAGATGCGCTGGCGCATCTTCGACGGCGCGCTCAATACGAACATCCTGATCGACTTCCTGCGCCGGCTGATCAAGGGGGCGAGCAAGAAGCTGTTCCTGATCCTGGACAACCTGCGGGTACACCACGCCAAGCCCGTCAAGGCGTGGCTGGCCGAGCACGCCGATGCGATCGAGGTGTTCTACCTGCCCAGCTACAGCCCCGAACTCAACCCCGACGAAATGGCCAACGCCGACATCAAGCAAGCCGTCACGACGCTGGCGCCAGCGCGCACAAAGCTGCAACTGGTCAAGGCCACCGCACGCCACCTTCGCAGCGTGCAGCGCCAGCCTGAGCGGATTCGCAAATACTTCGAGCATGGGCCGGTTCGCTATGCGGCTTGATTCAAGTTGGTTGATGCCGGATCAATAGCCATGTGAGGCAGCTCCCGCCGCTCACTGCGGTAACGCACGTGTCCACACACTCAAGCTGTGGTCGATCTCGCCGTGTTGCAACTCGGCCCATTCCAGATGCACGCGCAGGCCAGGCTGCGGGGCATAGCCACGCTTGCGCCAGAACACATCGTTGGAGCGGTAATGCCTGGCTTGCGCGGGTCTTCGGGCGCACGCTCTACCGAACAGAACGCCGTTAGTGCAAAGCGACTCAGCGCGGGTGCATGCGCTTCGCGTTGGTCGAAAAATGCGTGACCGATACCCTGCCCACGATACGCCGGCAACAACACCGATTCGCCGAAATAAAACACGCTGGCCGGGTCGATGCCGGCGGCGCGGAACGGTGCGTGGAAGGCACCGCTATCGTCGAGCAACGGCAACCCGGTGGATGCGCCGATCACCGTCTCGCCAGCGCGTGCCAGCACGAACACGCTCTCCGGCGATGCCGCATCGGCTGCCAGATACGCGCGTTCGTAAGCGGCATCGCCTTCGTACAGATACGGCCAGGCGCTGAACACTGCGATGCGCAGCTGCGCCCAGATTGCAAATGTGCCATACACGCCCAAGACAGAATTCCGTTTAATCGACATCGCTTCGCATTGCCGGAGCGCAAAGCAGCTTCAAACGTAACGATACGCGTGCAGTTGCACAGTTCTGAACCACACCTTTCTGATTTGATTTCGGCTTTCTCATTTTGCTGTTCTTCTCGGACGTGTTAGCCGCGTTCGCTGCCTCAGCGCTTTCGCGGCTGCGTGTCTGCTCCGCTGTGGTTGTAGGACTGCGCACGGCTGCATTCCTTTTCGCCTGGAGTCCGCATTTGCATGAACACGCACCGCCCATTTGCCCTTTGCCTGCTCGCCACCTTGAGTCTGACCACTACCGCCGCACAGGCGGAAGTACACGGAAAGGGCCTGAAACCGCCGTCATTGATGCAGCCCGTCACCCCGCTGTTCGGTACCGAAAGCGTTAGCAAACCGCTGCCTGCCAGTGTCGACCTGACCAAGTGGGCAATCACACCGGGCGACCAGGGCCGGTTAGGGGCATGTGCGTCATGGGCGGTCGGGTATACCTTGACCGGTTGGTACGCCAACGCCAACAAACAGGCACATAAGCGCTTTGCCCCGATGTATCTGTATAGCCAGGTCGATGACGGTGTCGATAAAGGCTCTTCGATGGAAGCACCACTGGAGGTCGCGCTGGAGCAAGGTATCGACACCGAGCAGCATTACTCGTGGGGCGATTACGACTTTAAGCATAAACCCACCGGCGCCGACCGTGCCAACGCAGCGAAGAACCCGACGCCGTACAGAAAATACACCGTGTTGTATTCGGGCGTTGGGAATGGGGGACGCGCCTTGATCGAACAGATCAAGCTCGCCCTCGCTTCTTCCACGCCGGTGGTGATCGGCTTCTATACGCGCCGGGGCTTTGACGAACTGAGCCCAAAAAATCAGGTCGATTACGACATCAATACGCCGAAGCTGGACGGTCATGCCGTCGTCGCGCTGGGCTACGACAAAGAAGGGCTGATCGTGGAAAACAGCTGGAGCACCTATTGGGGCAACAAGGGCTTCGGCAAGCTGTCCTGGGCGGTGGTCGCAAAAGACGTTTACAGCGCTCACGTGGTCTACTAACACCCAACGACCACGAGCCTTACGGTGCGATTAAAGCGGTTGCGGCATGTGCTTTGGCGCATGTCGCAGCCTTATGGATGGTCTGATCAACGCGGCCGGACAATGAAGCACGCCACATCTGCGGCGCTGAGGGCGCTCAAACCCCTGATTTTTTGCCGTTTCCGGCGCGTTTTCCGTGTATTTCCCGGGTGACAGGCACACCTTCCCCGCAGCAGGCATTAACTCTTTGCGCTTCAGCCACAGATTCGACAGCGCAAACAGCGTCAGCATCTGCGCGGTGTTCTTGACCAGGCCGCGATAGCGCACCTTGACGTAACCAAACTGACGCTTGATCACCCGGAACGGGTGTTCCACCTTCGCCCCCAGGCTGGCCTTGGGGTGCTCCCAGCGCTTGACCAACTTCAGTTCGCGTTTGTTCTTGATCTGCTTCAGCTTCGAGGGCTTCTCCGCGATCAGGTAGCGCAGCGTGCGCTTGCGCTTCATTTCCTCGCGCTTCTCAAGCCCGGTGTAGCCGCTGTCCCCGCACACCGTGTCTTCCTTGCCGTGCAGCAGCTTGTGCGCTTGCGTGATATCGGCCACGTTGGCCGCTGTGGATTCGACGTGGTGCACCAGCCCGGAGTCATCGTCCACCCCGATGTGCGCCTTCATCCCGAAGTCATACTGATTCCCTTTCTTGGTCTGGTGCATGTCCGGATCGCGCTCGCCCTGCTTGTTCTTGGTCGAACTGGGCGCCGCAATGATCGTGGCATCCACGATCGTCCCGCCCCGCAGACTCTGCCCCTTGCGCGACAGGTGCGCGTTGACCCGATTGAACAGCTTGCGCGCCAGATCATGCCGCTCCAGCAGATGCCGGAAGTGGAGAATCGTCGTTTCATCCGGCACCTCGTCCAGCCCAACGATCTTGGCGAAACGGCGCATCGACACCGTGTCGTACAGCGCTTCTTCCGCCGATGGATCGCTCAGCGCATACCACTGCTGCAAAAAGTGGATGCGCAGCATCGTCTCCAGCCGATACGGCTGTCGCCCCGGCTGCCCCGACTTTGGATAGTGCGGCTCGATCAGCGCCAGCAGGCCCTTCCATGGCACGACCTGATCCATCTCGGCCAGGAACACCTCACGCCGCGTCCGCTTGCGCTTGCCGTTGTACTCCGCGTCGCCGGCGGAACACTGCGATGCGCAGCTGCGCCACCGCATCCAGATGCGGCAGCACCTGCGTGCCGAGCACCGTTTCCACAATCAGGGGGAGCCAGTCATGCCGGTCATGCCGGTCATGCCGGTCATGCCGGTCATGGTAAGCCAGCCAGGCGCTGCTGCAACGCCACGCGTCAACGCAGCCAATGCCAATGGTGCAAAACCTTGGTCTGCGGCTGTTGCCGCAGCAACCACACCGCCGCGTCTTCGGTGGCCAGCAGCATTCCGAGCAGCGCATCGGTGCTGCGTGCCCAATAGCGGCCGTTGCTGAGTCTTTGCCGGGGCCCGTCGCTGCGGGTGCGTGCCTTGCGGGGCGAAACCCGGCATCGCGGTGCTGCATGCAAAAACGCATGCTTGCACCAGACCTTGCGCTGGTTGCACTGCTCGTCCGGCTCGGTGACCTGCACATCTTCGGTATACGGCAGCACCCGCACCGGCGCGATGAACTGCTGCTCGCCGGCCTTGCTCTGCGCCACCCGCGCTACCGCCTCGTCGTGGTAGCGTGCGCGGTCCTGCACCGCGCCACGGATCAGCAGTCAGGGAATCAGCAACAGCAGGATCAGCCCGCCATGGTGGCGAACCGCAATAACAGTTTCAGGGATTTCATCGGCCATCCTCATCTTGTTGGGAGGTGGCCAGGGTGCGATGCGCCGGTGTTGGGGGTTTGAGGCGAATTTGAAAACGAATGTGACGTGGGCGACCCGGATGCCCGCCGGTCTGCACAGTGACGCAATGAGGAAATGCAGCTGTCAGATTGCAAAAGTGCCATACACGCCCAAGACAGACTTCCGTTTAATCGACATCGCTTCGCATTGCCGGAGCGCAAAGCAGCTTCAAGCGCAACGATACGCGTGCAGTTGCACAGTTCTGAACCACACCTTTCTGATTTGATTTCGGCTTTCTCATTTTGCTGTTCTTCTCGGACGTGTTAGCCGCGTTCGCTGCCTCAGCGCTTTCGCGGCTGCGTGTCTGCTCCGCGGTGGTTGTAGAACTGCGCACGGCTGCATTCCTTTTCGCCTGGAGTCTGCTTTGCATGAACACGCACCGCCCATTTGCCCTTTGCCTGCTCGCCACCTTGAGTCTGACCACTACCGCCGCACAGGCGGAAGTACACGGAAAGGGCCTGAAACCGTCGTC encodes:
- a CDS encoding carbon-nitrogen hydrolase family protein → MFRPSFADRQSALIAEAAAAGARVVVLPEYLSLELGATFDTQISAGLPESLVAIQALRGQWLELFAGLAQEHRLHLIAGSFLLDLGQGRYRNRSDWLTPEGLHGWQDKVQLTGFEKATGLIEPGDALKVFELDGIRAAIAICYDSEFPLPVRAQYEAGARLLIVPSCTDTAAGAMRVRIGCLARALENRVFVAQSVTAGEALWSPVLDINSGEAAVFAPMDVGFPADGVLAQTQGETVWALAELDFAAFDASRAQAQVANDRDWPGQLAADVARAKLAAFG
- a CDS encoding IS5-like element ISXo1 family transposase, producing MQLTFGDAEGLGKRKQTRREIFLAEMERIVPWKRLLALIEPHYPVSGRPGRQPYALATMLRIHLLQQWYALSDPAMEEALHEIPTLRRFAQLGGLDNVPDETTILNFRRLLETHGIAARMLEAVNAHLSRKGQSLRSGTIVDATLIAAPSSTKNADRARDPEMHQTKKGNQWYFGMKAHIGVDEFSGLVHHVQCTAANVADVTVTHALLHGKEDSVFGDSGYTGAEKRDELQSCEAAFFIAAKRSTIQAIGNKRARAWAERWEHFKASVRAKVEHPFRVIKRQFGYTKVRYRGLAKNTAQVQTLFALSNLWMVRRHLLPARG
- a CDS encoding IS630 family transposase gives rise to the protein MEATDMRSLSRDARHERRVQVIRLRKAGQTYDEIAAQTGLSRTGVFDICKRHDVAGAKALRDAPSGRRSGDGRLLDAAQEALVRKLITDKTPDQLKMPYALWTRAAVSQLIEQRFGIRLPVRTMGLYLARWGFTPQKPMKKAYEQSPAAVRKWLDEDYPVIAARAKAEGAEIHWGDESGLRSDDVRGRGFAPKGQTPVIRVNSKRHGLSVISTVTNKGQMRWRIFDGALNTNILIDFLRRLIKGASKKLFLILDNLRVHHAKPVKAWLAEHADAIEVFYLPSYSPELNPDEMANADIKQAVTTLAPARTKLQLVKATARHLRSVQRQPERIRKYFEHGPVRYAA
- a CDS encoding C1 family peptidase — protein: MNTHRPFALCLLATLSLTTTAAQAEVHGKGLKPPSLMQPVTPLFGTESVSKPLPASVDLTKWAITPGDQGRLGACASWAVGYTLTGWYANANKQAHKRFAPMYLYSQVDDGVDKGSSMEAPLEVALEQGIDTEQHYSWGDYDFKHKPTGADRANAAKNPTPYRKYTVLYSGVGNGGRALIEQIKLALASSTPVVIGFYTRRGFDELSPKNQVDYDINTPKLDGHAVVALGYDKEGLIVENSWSTYWGNKGFGKLSWAVVAKDVYSAHVVY
- a CDS encoding inner membrane CreD family protein; amino-acid sequence: MQDRARYHDEAVARVAQSKAGEQQFIAPVRVLPYTEDVQVTEPDEQCNQRKVWCKHAFLHAAPRCRVSPRKARTRSDGPRQRLSNGRYWARSTDALLGMLLATEDAAVWLLRQQPQTKVLHHWHWLR